The Salvelinus namaycush isolate Seneca chromosome 37, SaNama_1.0, whole genome shotgun sequence sequence TCCTTGTTTGTTTTTTTCTCCCAATGAAATTCCTCGGATGTGTCTGGCTTTAAGGTACCTGCACAAGGAGAAGAGGGTCATCCCCCGAGACCTAATAACGTCATGCTGGGAGAAAGGGACAAAGTCACTATCAGTCAGTCAATCACAGTTGTCCTTTTCatgctctatttctctctcctcatGGCATCTCCTACTAAAACCAGAGGCACACGTAAACGGGAATGAGTCAAATTCTTCAGCAAACCACTTACCATTCATTTTACGTACATCATGTCGTTATGCCTGAAGGTATACGTGTCGGTAAAACATTTGACCTGAATCCATTTCAGCTGGCTTAACAGAAACAGGAGAACAGCAAGCTAACATCAGTGGTTGGGACCATACTGTGTTCCTGGTGAGTTGTGTGTATAATAGTTACTCAGGGGAGATTTCAGGTAGATCTGTCCTGATGATGAAGTAGGTCGTCTCTAAGGTACGACTGCCTTTAGCAAGCTTCATGACTGACACTCCAATATCATTTGAATGATCTCTACAACTGCcccttattgtgtgtgtgtatatgtgtgagtgTAGTCCAGAGATAGTGAAGAGAGCCGTATGGGGAGAAGGCTGATGTCTGGGCTAGCGGATGTATCCTCTACCAGATGGCTACACTGAGGCCTCCGTTCTACAGCAGCAACATGCTCTCCCTCGCCACCAAGGTAACACGcaaacgcacatacacacacactactcacatAGGTTCTCTATGTACCTAAGGCTATTGTTGCTAAACTGTGATTTGTGTTGGTAGATTGTGGAGGCAGTCTATGAACCAGTGGAGCAAGGCCTTTTCTCAGAGAGAGTCACAGACATGATTAAATGGTAAGATGTTAAAGTTAATTAATTTATGTTTCACTTAAATATTTTTGATGTGGATAGCAAAGGGCTCTCATTGCATGACACAAATCAATGATGGACAGTGCTTGACAAGATGCTACATTATCTGATTACTACCTAAATAACTCCCATAATACCCCTCAGGTGCCTGACAACCGACGCAGACTTGCGTCCAGACATTGTGGAAGTCAGCTCCAAGATCTCTGACATCATGATGAGGTTCATGGACAGCTTGTACACCTCCCAGAATGCTTTGGAGAGGAGGGCGGAGCGAGACAGGAAGCGAGCACAGAAGTACTTCCTGGAGAGCCATCGGGGCAGGGGCAGCTGCCGCCACTCCTCTAAAGACCAGGAGAAAACCCCTAGTAGGACTGATGAGTCCATGGTACCATACTTCTCTTTAGGCCATAGCTCAAACCAAAGCAAAAAAATACACCGCCAAGGTAAATCTTCCCTGGATTATATGGCCATAATTTATGTTTCTCATAAAACATTTGCTACCATGTTGATTATGATCTATATGTTTATATAGATAATGGCTCCGATGGAGATCTAGATCCCTCTCATACCAACATCTCCACTGCCTCGGGGTATAAAGACGCTGGTGAGcacttgaattcaaaatgctcaCTTGAATTTAGATCTTTCAGCTACTAGGAGTATTCCCAAGTGAAATGTTTGGATTGGAATCAATTTATCTTTGTTATTGTTAAAGGGCCGGTAAAGAGCAGCATCAGTGCTTCTGTGGCAGATGAACAAATCTTAGCTGGGTGAGTCTGATGATCGTACTCTGATATATTATATGTTGTTGAATATTACCCATATCATCATTTCATCTGAAGAGTGCCTATACTGTTTGTGTCATGACAACAGTTTGTCAGTCAAGTGATAAAATAACCATCCTGTTTTCCTCAGTGGTGAGTTTGCTGTTCTGAAGCCAAAACCTCGACCAGCTAAATTGGGTAATTTTGAAGGATGTTCTGCTTTCCTCCTTTAACTCTTTAGTTAAAAGGGTTCAACTCAACCGATAAACATGTGGGTTTCATAGCGTCAGCAGGAATCTGTGTATCTCAGAGGAAGGTTCGGCAGATCGATGATCCCATCCAAAAACTCCTGGTATCACTCAGGTAAGTCTATATGTACTTTAGATTTTCATTCGATTTAGAGTTCCGGTAATATAATGAGATATACCAGTTTGTTGGTGTATAAAGTATGTCTAGACATTTgaactgtcgtgtctttgctatcgttaaattgaagacttatagtttttatcaaagattcctgtaattagggattacgcgatcaactgagtaataacgtaactaattaactatgaatttgggagcaccagggaaagtagtcagattacaaagttataatttcccaatataacctttcagatattttcatatctgatcaatagtcttctaattaatgatttatttactttacctcacgttagtctcattccaaacgtcgtaaattgttgattatctgcacgaacccagtcttcactatgagtcatccatacatcaattgtcttaaatcatttatttattactaactaattaattcacagaaatgcataaacaaacaaacaaacttaaaattgGTTACATgaaaatgatgggagaaatatgccctaggggggctgaaccggcatggcggcttgttagacaaaagggAAAATGGGGGGGGTTGattcagaagtcactacagagtatactctttataacaattgacatgctaatccttacacatgaacgctcactcattcgggaacaattgcaatcaatatatatatagttacgctcggtgtgtgtcgtcttgattgttggagagaagttcgtttttgttggagttccttctgtctcggttattgtggatagttcagagtgacattcgttatagaatggatgtttcggcggttgtctttcttcgcgttcaatgataccgaattcctagctgcagactagtagtcaatatcaaaacttgttcttattcgcctaagagtttaaccatgtggtatggttaaagattcagcaattgtacttaaccttcgttctccccatgGAGAGAAAACATGGTCTAAATGGTAATTTCCCAGAGTTGAGCTTTTATTCGGATAGCAGAGAGGGGCTGTCcttggatgtctgacccaactggctcaggggcgggtcctcgggtttagttcaaatcaaacgggatttgtatttttcttcattaaacagtccaaaatcacattacacaattatacaaacagtatcatactcactcattcattttatacaacaaacagatgtaaacctcatatctgaggttattatataaacagcggtatggtaatgtagtcccacagtctctcatgagtttcccacatggggacaaacgggcatgttaatagctggactccccaccgatcttttatacttttgcaggaatatgaaatatgttcgtacctcaagttctgtgaggtggaagagaattcctttgtcctgaaagtttaccctctctcttaatactgtttggccatgaggagattctcaggaatttacgacgtctctctgtgatcacagcatgggttgaaggaggaaagggagaggcagggagagggggatggggtttgcaatacccaagcaggcaacgtcatgacagaaCCATTATATTTAAAATCATACTGTTTTTCACCATTTTATGTTCAGCTTCCCCCAGCTCTTCAGCACAGTGTCAAACGGCGGGCGATTGAGAGATTCAAAATGTCCCTGTTCCACTACGGAAGCAGTCCCTACAGTCTCAAGGTGGAGCTTAACAAGGTAAGTACAAGACACCAGGAACTTACAACAACGTTAGAGCGATCTGCCTCAACTTTGGAGTTGAACTGCGGTAGTTAGAGTGGCATTGTAAGCCTATATACCAGTCTAGTTCATCTAACGGGTTAAATCCGTATGTGTTGATCTCCATTTTGTTTCCAGCTGCTCCAGGGGTCTCCAGAGCTAATGGAGTCGGGCTCAGACTGGTGGTCTCTGGTCCAGTCATTTGGAGGAGACCATCTAGGTGCTGCCAAGCAAGGTACGCTAACCTCAGTGCTAGTGCATACTGGTTAACATAGCAATCTGACAGTACTGAGGCAACAGCCACAGCTACATGATTGTTGTGTACTCACATTGTCTCCCATGGGGGTTGCTATAACTCTGTCTACGTGTTTACAAGCCTAAAATTTATCTGCTAACAAGTCTAACTTTGTGCTACAGGTGATATGGAAAATGGGAATCAGCTATGAGCAGATGCAGGTTAGTATCtgggattttttttaatgtatagaAATAAATACAGTAAGTTAGCCTGTTGAAGTTGACATATTTCTGGACATGTGGATGTCTATGTCTGGCTGAAACGGAGAAACTGGAAATATGGATGGTATAAGTGATAATTCCTTTCAGGCCATTATAGAGGAGGTTCTGGAGGAGAATGGATAGAACCCAATGAGGAATGACCAGGGTGCAACAGGGACAAACAAGTGACCTCCATCCTTATATATCATATCTTTATTAGCATGCTAGTGTTTTCCAGTCACACTGTCGAAATGGGCTAGCACTACATTTCTTTGAGAGGCTGATAACCTTGATACACAGTCTACATAAAGGGGAAGTGTTTCACGACAGGCTCAAACAGAGACAAATAGGGTACTGATTTCGGGTCAAAGAAAGCAGTCATACTTCTCTATCACATATGCATATTAGACTATTTATGGCCTAAGACGTTGAAACTGTATGGATACTTGGAGTTTTTCCTCTTTGTGTTTGCACTGAGCTAATGTACTCATGCGTAGATCATATGTACAAATCTATACCGTTTCTAGGGTCTTTCTCAGTGGGGTGCTGTTGTGTGATTATtttgtgacctctctctctctcaggttacACTTTCTTTACTCTAAGTAGACTCAGGATAGTGATTTTACAGCTTTATCTTTGGTTTTGTCTGACCTGCATCAGACGGCATGTTCCTAATGTCTCTATACAATAACTTGCTTGTTGTTGTTGACTTTTGCACAGTTAAATAGTCTACTTCTAGATGATATTCTATGTTAAATGTTATGAATTGTACATTTTAATTTGTTTCTCAACAGCTATGCTCTGAGGAAATCTCAGATGAAGATTGATGCACTTTCTACCTATGTTTAACTTTTAACAGACAGGTATTCGTGTACTCTGGTCTGTGTGTTAATAGAAACTCTTGCATGTATTTCCATGACATGGGAAATAGATCTATTGCTGTGGAGAATCCTGTTTTGTATGTCTGGCTTTAGATTATTGAGCCACTCTTGAATATTTCATCTCATTATTGTGTTTATACAGTAATGAGTGTAATTCTCTACAAAGACCACAAGGGGCAGTATCAACCTTTGTATGGAGTACTGGCTCCTGTAAagatatacaaaataaaaaaataaatgagtCAGACACACCCGGGGTATATATAGTTTCAAGactttaatagaccaataactaCCTGAAATATGATCATAATCAATATCACAAAAATGCACCATGCCGTTCATAGGGATAAACATAACCATACAATGGTATGTAGAATACGTGTTGACATGGTGAGAGTAATAGCACTTAACAAAGCCAATCATGCAAGACTTTAAATAATGGAAATGTGAACCCCCTTACTTTAGAGTAGGTACCTGTTTTAAAATCTCTCGTACATTTGTGACCTACACACACCCAGTAAATGCATCCTTTTTGAGAGTTAAACTGAATCCATATCATGCACATTGTCATGCCTTGCCACTGTGTCGCACCACAATGGAATGTCCATTCACAATTCACATGAATTCCACTCCCATCCGTATAGAAAGGCTCTCTGTGTGAGGTTAATATGTTAAGCTACTCTCTAGTACtgcaatgcactgtatgtatttaAACCATCTTCTAAGCACCTTATGATACTGACCAACACACAGGCCGGTCCTGTTATAGCTCCAGTCACGTCCAGTTATGAGTATTCTCTTTTTCTCTCGGTATGTACGTCACAACTAAGTACTGTAGCATGATTCTATTTACAATTCCCTTTATATATTCAACTCTGAATACACTGTTTTCACTGGTATCGTTCACATTTGACCATCCTCATCATTTCCTTCCCGGAACATCCCACTGGAGGTATATTTTTCAAACAGGCCAGTGTCTATGTACTGTGTGGACATGGAGAGTGTGTGGGTGTGATGTTCTTGTCTGCTCTCTGCTCCTCAGACTGCTTCTGCTTCTCCAGGTTCTCCATCTCCTCCAGCATCTCCTGGATAAGAGGAGGCATGGAACCTGGGATCTCCATCTTCAACGTCACCACGCGCTCAGCTCCTGTGTAATTAGAAGGGAAAATGTCAATGACACTTTATAGAGTAGTCGAAGTGTCTCTTAACTATATCACTCTCATCAGAGGCAGATTTCCTTTATTTTCTCCTATTTAACCCACCTCCACCCAGCATGTCTTAAAGGGTTTTTACACTGACTAGATTTGTTGCCCACACCGACTTCTACAAGTCACCCCTGATTTTCTACTTCTCTCTTTACACTACATCCTTAAATTAGCCCTGGATGTGGTTGGATGTGCACTGCTGTTGTAAAATCACAATATGCCATAACACCTGGTTATAACAGTCATGAAGCCAAGCCAACAGACTAAGGTCAAAGTAAGTGTCATAGCCGATAGGGAGTTGACCTCTAACCTTTGGCGCTGATGCTGCGCAGGTCGGTTATCTTCATGAGGACCTTGGGGAACATGAGGGGCATGCTGGGCCGGCGTTTACGGGAGTAGATCTTCAAGGCCTCCAGTAAGGGCTCTTGCAGGACCTCCACCTTCGACGGCTCCTCCAGGTCCTGGCGGTCTGACACAGGAGAGACATTGTCAGTGTGACACCGACACATCATTCATCTGCTAATTCAGCTCATATCTAGTTTGTTTGTGTGACTCCACTACAAAGCCAACACAAggaagctaaggtaactgaactgaatgactatcgcctcgttgcactcacttctgtcatcatgaagcgctttgagagactagtcaaggatcatatcacctccaccctccctgacaccctagacacactccaatttgcttaccgtcccaataggtccacagacaacgtaatcgccatcacactgccctatccccagaggaatacctatgtaagaatgctgttcattgactacagctcagcatttaacaccatagtaccctccaaactcgccATTAAGCTCGAgcccctgggtctcgaccccgccctgtgcaactgggtcctggactttctgacaggcgcccccaggtggtgaaggtaggaaacatctccaccccgctgatcctcaacactggggcctcaagggtgcgttctcagccctctcctgtactccctgttcatggccacgcacgcttccaactcaatcatcaagtttgcagacgacattacagtggtaggcttgtttaccaacaacgacgagacgacctacagggaggaggtgagggctctcggagagtgtggtgtcaggaaaataacctctcactcaacataaaaaaaacaaaggagatcgtggacttcagcaaacagcagagggagcaccccccccatccacatcgacggcaCAGTAGTGAAGCTGAAACttaattggtccacccacacagacagcgtggtgaagaacaacagctcctcttcaacctcaggaggcagaagaaatttggcttgtcacctaaaacactcacaaacttttacagatgcacaattgagagcatcctgtcgggctgtatcaccgcctggtacggcaactgcaccgcccacaaccgcatggctctccagagggtagtgaggtctgcacaacgcatcaccgggggcaaactacctgccctccaggacacctataccacccgatgtcacaggaaggccaaaaagaacatcaaggacaaccaccacccgagccactgcctgttcaccctgctatcatccagaaggcgaggtcagtacaggtgcatcaaagccgggaccgagagactgaaaaacagctttcattctcaaggccatcagactgttaaacagccatcactaagatagagaggctgctgccgacatactgactcaaatctctggccacttaaataaatggatttaataaaggtatcactagtcactttaaataacggcactttaataatgtcttcatatcctacattactcatctcatatgtatatactgtattctataccatctactgcatcttgcctaagccgcacggccatcgctcatacatatatttatatgtacatattcatccctttacatttgtgtgtattaggtagttgttgtgaatttgttagattacttgttagatattactgcatggtcagaactagaagcacaagcatttcgctacactcacattaccatctgctaaccatgtgtatgtgaccaataacatttgatttgatttgatatatgtaTAATTTAACTACACCCACAGAAACTTCTATACACAAAATCGACAGTGAGGTTAATTTATTGGAGTAAATAGTTTCAAATAAATGTACTAAAAGTTAATCCATtcataaaacaaaaaaaaagataGTTCACGTTCCATATAAAACATTCTGCCTGTACTGAAGCTATGGATAGTTGCAGTACCTCCAGACACCAggcagatggcgctgaggaggcCACTTTCTGTGTCATCCATTTCCAAGGGCAGCAGCTGGCCGGCGAAGGTGAACACCTGGTCTGTGAGCGGGCCAAAGCCAGCGTTGTGGATCTGTGTACGGGTCAAGGTCAGCCCGTCTGAGAAGGTCATAGTGTCCTGGTCAGGAGTGTACCTCGTACAGATCCGCAGAATCTACAGTAGACATAAGGGGACATAAGGGGTAGTATAGGACATACAGAAAGGGACAGTATAGTCAGTATAGAAAAAGGCAATGTGAGATGCATTTTCAAGAAGAGGGGGATGGAAATTAAAATTCAAAGACACGAAAGACAGTTCAGGCaaatagaaaaagagagagagaagtatagAGGTAAAACACAAACCTACATGGAGTCTGCATAAGAAAAAAGAGATAGAGGGATCATGTCGAGAGAGATAAACAGATAAACAgatcaggtagagagagataaagagaaagacagatcaggtagagagagataaagagaaagacagaTCAGGTAGAGCGAGATATAGAGATGTACAgatcaggtagagagagataaagagagagacagacagatcaagtagagagataaagagagacagacagataaggtagagagaaataaagagaaagacagataaggtagagagagataaagagaaagacagataaggtagagagagataaagagaaagacagataaggtagagagagatagagaaagacagataaggtagagagagatagagaaagacagataaggtagagagagatagagaaagacagataaggtagagatagacagataaggtagagagagataaagagatagacagatcaggtagagagagataaagagaaagaaagatcaggtagagagagatagagaaagagatagaaggatcaggttgagagagataaagaaagagataGAAGGATCAggttgagagagatagagagagagacagacagacatatcaagtagagagagatagagaaagtgatagagagatcaggtagagagatagagaaagatagaTCAGgtcgagagagatagagaaagagatagacagaTCGAGAAAGATAGATAGATCAGGTAGAAAGAGATAGACAgatcaggtagagagagatagatgaagacTCCTTAAAAACTCCTTAAAAAAACATTTGTAGCTTAAATAATGCTACATCATAGTAAGGCACTGAGTCAAGTTTCACAAACGGCCTAAATCACCATCAATCTGCACAGTAATTATCCCTGCACGCCTCATTAGAAACCACCTCAGTAATGTAAAATAAACATGATAACGCTTTGATTTCAGATTAAAGAGTTCCCATTGAGAAAATAGAGCCGTGAGTGAATCACCATGGTGCAGCTAGTGAGAATCTACCAACCTTTGATGGTGCTGGAGAAGCACAGAGTTGACAATGAAAACCAGAAGATATGGGGAGATGAAAGAGAATAAAACATGCCTTCAGCGGTAACACTCTGTCTGAACCCACCACCACTGTGTCTGTCTTCAGCACAAACGTATGCTGAGACAATGGAACAGCAGATCCATAGTGTCTGCACCAAACAGCACACTGAGGCTGAACCCTTCTAACTGCACACAGGCCAGTTGATGAGGTGTGAGATGTGCTTTGGAGATGATGATGTGGACGTACACACACAGCTCACCAGAATGTCCAGACAGGCCGCTTTGAGGAGGGTGATCTGGTCAGTTATAGTCAGGCCGGTGAAGCCAGGAacccgtttggcaaactccacaACCCTGATGATACATTTGGTGGCCAGCTCACTGAACTTATCCCACAGCCCCAGGTCCAACTGGATCCTAGTGTCTGAGCTTGAGTTCTACAGATACATGgacatggagaggggggggggggtaaagaaaGATTAGAGAATGGGGggatagatagatggagggagagagaatggggggcggaaagagagggatggggatgaagagagagaaaatcatgagaaaacaaaaaagataattacttgaaacattgagagagagagcgagcgagagagagagtaggagagagagacagagagagagcgagagagagagtaggagagagacagagagagagagcgcgagagagagagagtaggagagagagacagagagagcaagagagtaggagagagaggagagagacagagagagagagagaaagcgagagcgagagcgagagcaatTAGTTCTGAGTATTATCTCAACAATACAACCAGTATGATCCATAGATGACTAGATTATGGTACAGGGATAGTGTTTCTGAGCCTCAACAGAGACAGGCCTACCCACAGAATTACATGGAAATCTATCCATGATACatgtaatatatacagttgaagtcagaagtttacatacaccttagccaaatacttttttaaacaattcctgacatttaatcctcgtaaaaattccttgttttaggtcagctatgctcaccactatattttaagaatgtgaaatgtcaaaataatagtagagataactatttatttcagcttttatttctttcatcacattcccagtgggccagaagtttacatacactcaattagtatttggtagcattgtctttaaattgtttaacttgggtcaaacgtttcgggtagccttccacaagattcccacagtaagttgggtaaattttggcccattcctcctgacagagctggtgtaactgagtcaggtttgtaggcctccttgctcacacacactttttcagttctgcccacaaattttctatgggattgaggtcagggctttgtgatggccactccgataccttgactttgttgtccttaagccattttgccacaactttggaagtatgctttgggtcattgtccattt is a genomic window containing:
- the LOC120031612 gene encoding retinoic acid receptor beta-like; translation: MDFLAVGPGETLDFYTASPAFLLQEPSQTSCFTGLTETDWQIHRFAQSVETQSSSSEDLFASPLSPPPPPRTYKPCFVCQDKSSGYHYGVSACEGCKGFFRRSVQKNMVYTCHRDSNCIINKITRNRCQYCRLQRCFAAGMSRESVRNDRSKRKEKKETPKMTIIETYELTAELGCIVEKICRAHRETFPSLCQLGKYTTNSSSDTRIQLDLGLWDKFSELATKCIIRVVEFAKRVPGFTGLTITDQITLLKAACLDILILRICTRYTPDQDTMTFSDGLTLTRTQIHNAGFGPLTDQVFTFAGQLLPLEMDDTESGLLSAICLVSGDRQDLEEPSKVEVLQEPLLEALKIYSRKRRPSMPLMFPKVLMKITDLRSISAKGAERVVTLKMEIPGSMPPLIQEMLEEMENLEKQKQSEEQRADKNITPTHSPCPHST